Part of the Terriglobia bacterium genome, ATGCCGCAGGCACTAATAAAATCAACGTAACCAAACTGAGTTTTCTCATCTCATCCTCGTCTTAGAAAGTTCTTCCAATCGTAAATTTGAAATTGTTTGCCTTCTCGCTGATCGTGAACGGAGCTCCGGTCAACTGACCAGAAAAAGTTCCGTTTATCCGATTCGGATTCTCGGCATAAATGATGCGGAAAGGCGCCCGGATCACCGGCAACAGAATCTGCAGCTCGATGCCGGTGCTGGTGCGGATACCGGAATTCGTACCCGGCAGAAACTTCACCGGGAGGGCCGTGAACGTGCCATCGCTGTTCAGGATCTTGCGCGTCAACTGGCCTTTTTTGATGACCCACGCGTTTCCCGCATCGAAGAAAGGGGCCAGAGTCACGATCTGGCCGACGATCGGAATGCGGTATTCGAGATTCAAAACGGCCTGGGTATCGCCGCCGACATAAACCACGTCGTCCCCGGGCTGCGTCACGCTGACGCCCTGCGCGTTGGTCGTGGTGACGTTGTGCACAAGATATGCGATCGGCGTAATCTCACGGAAATCGAAGCCCCGGATATCGAAATCGCCGCCGAGAAACAACCGCTGATAGTACGGCACCGACGTTCCGCTGAAGCCGTGGATATAGGCCGTCGTGAAACGCATGGCGATCGTATTCCGGCCTCTGTTGATCGGATGGAAATACCGGAAATCCATCGCGGGCCGGAAGTAGTTCACGGTGCCCCCGAGAGGGCCGCCGGCATATTCAAATGTCGTCGACAGGCTCCAGCCGCGCGAAGGGGCGTACGCCAACCCTTTCGTGTGGTTCGAAATGAAGCTGGGCGTGAGCGAATGCGCGTGGAAGTTCGAAAAGTTCGTCCCGGTCTGAGGTATCGTCAGGGACTGATCGGTCTCGGTCTTGACGGCGCCGAAAAAATCTTCGGTGGCGGAATTGATAGCGGTCGTTTGCGAATGCGTCAGACCGAGGGTCAAACCCGCCCGATTCCAGACCCGGATCGGATGGCTCGAAGACAGGTTGATTCCCGTTTCCTTTTGCTCGAAATTCAGCGTCTCTCCGTTCGACGAAGGCGGAACCGCGAGCCCGAACAGGTCCGCCGACTGGTCATAAGTAAACTTCGTCGTGAAGACGGAGAAACCCGCCGTCCAGGGCCGGTCGAACAGATAAGGCTGGGTGAAGCTCAATCGATATTGCGATTGCAGCGTGCCGGCCTGAGCGGTCAGGCCCAACGTATCGCCGGAACCCGCGAAGTTGTTGGATTCGTAATTCAAGCCGACAAAGCTTCCGCCAATTCCGCTGATTCCGCCGGTCACGCCGATCAGATTCCGCTGCTTCTCTTTAACCTTGAGGTGGATATCGACGGTCGGCGGGTTCTGATTCAGCTTGATATCGGCGTCTTCCGGCTTGATTTCGTCGAAGTACGCCAGCTGATTGAGCCGCTGCATGCTCATGTCCCATAGCGCGGAATCGAATACCTGGCCTTCGTCGATCATGATCTCGCGCCGGATGACTTTATCGCGCGTCGTCGTATTCCCGGTAAACGTGATGCGGTCGACGGTGTACGGTTTGTCCTCTTCGACGTTCACCGCGAGATTCACGATCTTGTGCGGTTCGTCGAAGGCCTGCAGCGGCACCGCCGTAAAATTCACGTAGCCTTTCGAGCCGTAGAGCTTTTTGAGCTGAAGAAAGTTGTCGCGCAGCTTCACTTCATCGAAAACGTCGCCGGAGTTGAGACCGAGCGCGCTCTGGATCTTCGCCTCATCGAGTAGCCGGTTCCCGCTGACGCTGATATTGCCGAGGCGGTACTGGTTGTTCTCTTCGATTTTGATGGTGATGTAATACCGCTTGAGCGTCCTGGTCGAAAACGGAATCGGAATGCCGAACGGCGAAGGCCGCATCAGCGGAAACGTCCGGTGGATCGGATGCGGCTTCGTCTCGACGATCGGATCGGCGACGTTTGTGCGCACATAGCCGTGCTCGGCATAAAGCATCCGGATCCGCGTCAGATCATCGGCAAGCTTGAGATCGAAATAGGTATCCCGGCCGAGAATGGAATTGATCGGATCGGACTCTTTGACCAACCTCATCACATTCTTGATCTGCCGCCCCGTGAAAACATTGTTTCCCTCGATGGTGATCTTCTGGACACGCACTAGCGGCCCTTCATCAACCTTGAAAGTCAGTGCGACCGAATTCGGTGGAACGTCTTCGGAATCGGCTTTCACTGTGGCATCCTCGTGCCCTTTTTCCGCCAGCGCCATTTTGATGACATTCTCGGCTTTCCGGATCCTGCCGGGATCGTAGGTCGATTCCTGCGAGATCGCCGCATTCTTTTCCTTCAATCTTTCAACGATTTCGGAATTG contains:
- the bamA gene encoding outer membrane protein assembly factor BamA, yielding MGLTVWLALSVAFFTPQMTDNLDLNRIEDVRVTNNHRIPAESIRFQLQTKPGGRFSLATVDGDIRRLYAMGNFDNIRVDYAEGKTGRIVVFWIQEKKTIRTVKYEGLSAISNSEIVERLKEKNAAISQESTYDPGRIRKAENVIKMALAEKGHEDATVKADSEDVPPNSVALTFKVDEGPLVRVQKITIEGNNVFTGRQIKNVMRLVKESDPINSILGRDTYFDLKLADDLTRIRMLYAEHGYVRTNVADPIVETKPHPIHRTFPLMRPSPFGIPIPFSTRTLKRYYITIKIEENNQYRLGNISVSGNRLLDEAKIQSALGLNSGDVFDEVKLRDNFLQLKKLYGSKGYVNFTAVPLQAFDEPHKIVNLAVNVEEDKPYTVDRITFTGNTTTRDKVIRREIMIDEGQVFDSALWDMSMQRLNQLAYFDEIKPEDADIKLNQNPPTVDIHLKVKEKQRNLIGVTGGISGIGGSFVGLNYESNNFAGSGDTLGLTAQAGTLQSQYRLSFTQPYLFDRPWTAGFSVFTTKFTYDQSADLFGLAVPPSSNGETLNFEQKETGINLSSSHPIRVWNRAGLTLGLTHSQTTAINSATEDFFGAVKTETDQSLTIPQTGTNFSNFHAHSLTPSFISNHTKGLAYAPSRGWSLSTTFEYAGGPLGGTVNYFRPAMDFRYFHPINRGRNTIAMRFTTAYIHGFSGTSVPYYQRLFLGGDFDIRGFDFREITPIAYLVHNVTTTNAQGVSVTQPGDDVVYVGGDTQAVLNLEYRIPIVGQIVTLAPFFDAGNAWVIKKGQLTRKILNSDGTFTALPVKFLPGTNSGIRTSTGIELQILLPVIRAPFRIIYAENPNRINGTFSGQLTGAPFTISEKANNFKFTIGRTF